From the genome of Candidatus Eremiobacteraceae bacterium, one region includes:
- a CDS encoding methyltransferase domain-containing protein — MKPTKDEVARQFDRMSTAYARSVGHAGGDDLDILVRFVAPTSDMRVLDVATGTGNTAAAIAPSVASVIAIDIAPSMLERTRELAARKGLTNLTTALMDAEALDFDDAFFDVVTSRIAPHHFIDIARAIREIARVLRPDGAFVVEDSIVPDERELDTFLNDVERLRDPTHVRSLTAREWTDLLASAGLTQTKSSVCRKPHPFAEWIARAGMEEADAERVYAAFAAAPPGAVECFDIVYEGGRPLSFTDDKLIIRAEKSSRPTL, encoded by the coding sequence ATGAAGCCGACGAAAGACGAAGTCGCGCGCCAATTCGATCGTATGTCGACGGCGTATGCGCGCAGCGTCGGCCACGCCGGCGGCGACGATCTCGACATACTCGTCCGGTTCGTCGCGCCGACGAGCGACATGCGCGTGCTCGACGTCGCGACCGGCACCGGCAATACGGCGGCAGCGATCGCTCCCTCCGTCGCATCGGTCATCGCGATCGACATCGCGCCGTCGATGCTCGAGCGGACGCGCGAGCTCGCAGCACGCAAAGGACTGACGAACCTGACGACCGCGCTCATGGATGCCGAAGCCCTCGATTTCGACGACGCGTTTTTCGACGTCGTGACGAGCCGCATCGCACCGCATCATTTCATCGACATAGCGCGGGCGATCCGCGAGATCGCGCGCGTGCTTCGTCCGGACGGCGCTTTCGTCGTCGAGGACAGTATCGTGCCGGACGAGCGTGAGCTCGACACGTTCCTCAACGACGTCGAGAGGCTGCGCGACCCGACGCACGTCCGCTCGCTCACCGCACGCGAATGGACCGACCTCCTCGCCTCAGCCGGACTAACGCAGACGAAATCGAGCGTGTGCCGCAAGCCGCACCCGTTCGCCGAATGGATCGCGCGCGCTGGAATGGAGGAGGCGGATGCCGAGCGCGTCTATGCGGCGTTCGCCGCCGCGCCGCCCGGGGCGGTCGAGTGCTTCGATATCGTGTATGAAGGCGGACGACCGCTCAGCTTCACCGACGACAAACTCATCATCCGCGCCGAGAAGTCGTCCCGACCGACCTTGTAG
- the moaA gene encoding GTP 3',8-cyclase MoaA: MSHKSNAALDTLGRPLTDLRISVTDRCNFRCTYCMPKGVFGRDFKFLPSTALLTFEEIERLARIFVAQGIEKIRLTGGEPLLRRGLDRLVARLAAIDGLVDLTLTTNGSLLDKQARALRDAGLRRITVSLDSLDDAVFRAMNDVDFPVARVLAGIDAAAAAGFDRIKINCVVKRGVNESSVIELARRFRGTGHVVRFIEYMDVGSTNGWRLDDVVPASEILALLDAEFGVKPVAPDKQSDVARRYEFADGSGEFGVIASVSRPFCRDCSRARLSSEGLLYTCLFATVGQDFRAPLRTGKSDAEIASLLRGIWRVRADRYSELRTADTVKLPKVEMSHIGG, from the coding sequence ATGTCTCATAAGTCGAACGCAGCGCTCGACACGCTCGGCCGCCCCCTCACCGATCTCCGGATCTCCGTCACCGACCGCTGCAACTTCCGCTGCACGTACTGCATGCCGAAGGGCGTCTTCGGGCGCGACTTCAAGTTCCTGCCCTCGACCGCGCTGCTGACGTTCGAAGAGATCGAGCGGCTGGCGCGCATCTTCGTCGCCCAAGGGATCGAGAAGATCCGCCTCACCGGCGGCGAGCCGCTGCTGCGCCGCGGACTCGACCGCCTCGTCGCGCGCCTTGCCGCGATCGACGGACTCGTTGACCTGACGCTCACGACGAACGGCTCGCTGCTCGACAAACAGGCTCGAGCGCTCCGCGACGCCGGCCTTCGCCGCATCACGGTGAGCCTCGATTCGCTCGACGATGCGGTCTTCCGCGCGATGAACGACGTCGACTTTCCGGTAGCCCGCGTGCTGGCGGGGATCGACGCAGCTGCGGCCGCCGGCTTCGACCGCATCAAGATCAACTGCGTCGTCAAACGCGGCGTCAACGAGTCGAGCGTGATCGAGCTCGCTCGCCGATTCCGGGGCACCGGCCACGTCGTCCGGTTCATCGAATATATGGACGTCGGCTCGACGAACGGCTGGCGCCTTGACGACGTCGTGCCCGCTTCGGAAATTCTCGCGCTGCTCGATGCCGAGTTCGGCGTCAAGCCTGTCGCGCCGGACAAGCAGAGCGACGTCGCCCGCAGGTACGAGTTCGCGGACGGCTCCGGCGAGTTCGGCGTCATCGCGTCGGTATCGCGGCCTTTCTGCCGCGACTGTTCGCGCGCGCGCCTCTCGTCGGAGGGGCTGCTCTACACGTGCCTATTCGCTACGGTCGGACAGGACTTCCGAGCGCCGCTGCGTACGGGCAAGTCCGACGCCGAGATCGCCTCGCTGCTGCGCGGCATCTGGCGCGTCCGCGCCGACCGTTACTCGGAACTGCGCACCGCCGACACGGTCAAACTTCCGAAAGTCGAGATGTCGCACATCGGCGGGTGA
- a CDS encoding cupredoxin family copper-binding protein: protein MKNLIASISAAAAVVALLGASASPSPSVSTTAAVAIADYSFKPATITVTAGTRVVWTQKDDDPHTVTADDGSFDSKGLGQGDTYGRVFAKPGRYPYHCSAHPFMKGVVIVTKGKTP, encoded by the coding sequence ATGAAGAACCTCATCGCCTCCATCTCGGCCGCGGCCGCGGTCGTCGCCCTCCTCGGCGCAAGTGCGTCGCCGAGCCCGTCCGTCAGCACCACCGCGGCGGTCGCGATCGCCGACTACTCGTTCAAACCTGCGACCATCACGGTGACTGCGGGCACACGCGTCGTGTGGACGCAGAAAGACGACGATCCGCACACGGTGACCGCCGACGACGGATCTTTCGACTCCAAAGGGCTCGGCCAGGGAGACACGTACGGGCGCGTTTTCGCCAAGCCCGGCCGCTATCCGTATCACTGCTCGGCGCACCCCTTCATGAAGGGCGTCGTGATCGTCACGAAAGGAAAAACGCCATGA
- a CDS encoding metallophosphoesterase: protein MSETFDRSKFLECMAWCGTGVVYALTGAGMVGRALADVTAQPLPAGAPTFVQISDTHVGFHGDANHDVLATFQTAIDRINALPSRPEFVMHTGDLSHLSADAQFDTVKQMLGTIKTGATYAVPGEHDVINDKGVEFFKMFGHPSGEKWYSFDAAGVHALALTNVVDITAGGLLGRDQLDWARKDLSAIPKSTPVTVFAHIPLYAVYPDWGWTTDDFSELLTMLRPFDSVTVLNGHIHQVLSKVDGNVKFFTAASTAFPQPKPGAEPKPHPLVVPAGELASHLGIRNVTIVSGTHEIAVADETLAGS from the coding sequence ATGAGCGAAACGTTCGACCGCTCGAAGTTCCTCGAGTGCATGGCATGGTGCGGCACCGGAGTCGTCTACGCGCTCACCGGCGCGGGCATGGTGGGCCGTGCGCTTGCAGATGTCACCGCCCAACCGCTGCCGGCCGGCGCGCCGACGTTCGTCCAGATAAGCGACACGCACGTCGGTTTTCACGGTGACGCGAACCACGACGTGCTCGCGACGTTTCAGACGGCGATCGACCGCATCAACGCGCTGCCGTCGCGGCCGGAGTTCGTCATGCATACGGGCGACCTGTCGCATCTGTCGGCGGACGCGCAGTTCGACACCGTGAAGCAGATGCTCGGCACGATCAAAACGGGCGCGACCTATGCCGTGCCCGGCGAGCACGACGTCATCAACGACAAGGGCGTGGAGTTCTTCAAGATGTTCGGCCATCCGTCGGGTGAGAAATGGTATAGCTTCGACGCGGCGGGCGTTCACGCGCTCGCTTTGACGAACGTCGTGGACATCACGGCGGGTGGCCTGCTCGGGCGCGACCAGCTCGATTGGGCGCGCAAGGATCTCTCGGCGATTCCGAAGAGCACACCGGTCACCGTCTTCGCGCACATACCGCTCTACGCCGTCTATCCCGATTGGGGCTGGACGACCGACGACTTCTCGGAGCTGCTGACGATGCTGCGCCCGTTCGACTCCGTCACCGTCCTCAACGGGCACATCCACCAGGTCCTGTCAAAAGTCGACGGGAATGTGAAGTTCTTCACCGCCGCGTCGACGGCGTTTCCGCAGCCGAAGCCCGGCGCGGAGCCGAAACCGCACCCGCTCGTCGTGCCGGCCGGCGAGCTCGCAAGCCATCTCGGGATCCGAAACGTCACGATCGTCTCGGGCACCCATGAGATCGCGGTAGCAGACGAGACGCTCGCTGGGTCGTGA
- a CDS encoding sigma-70 family RNA polymerase sigma factor yields MAASADAELISRLAGDDESALDEAYHAHAHRCKAVAMRTLSDDALAQDAVQEAFLSLWHHRSGLVVRAAGIGPWLVVVTRNAALNLARTARRRSAREAANAPLESPPDPTELAVANVEAAGLRHAIERLPDEQRQVIRLAYFGGATLAEVAARTGSPLGTVKRRAQLALARLARTLGGAAR; encoded by the coding sequence ATGGCGGCATCCGCCGATGCCGAACTCATATCTCGCCTCGCCGGCGACGACGAGTCCGCGCTCGACGAGGCGTACCACGCGCACGCACATCGCTGCAAAGCAGTTGCGATGCGCACGCTATCCGATGATGCCCTCGCTCAGGACGCGGTGCAAGAAGCGTTCCTCTCGCTTTGGCATCATCGAAGCGGCCTCGTCGTCCGAGCTGCCGGCATCGGCCCCTGGCTCGTCGTGGTGACCCGCAACGCCGCCCTCAACCTCGCGCGCACTGCGCGCCGTCGTTCGGCACGCGAGGCCGCGAACGCGCCGCTCGAATCGCCGCCCGATCCGACCGAACTCGCAGTCGCTAACGTCGAAGCCGCCGGATTGCGTCACGCGATCGAGCGGTTGCCCGACGAACAGCGCCAAGTCATTCGGCTCGCTTATTTCGGCGGGGCGACGCTCGCCGAAGTCGCGGCCCGGACGGGCTCGCCGCTCGGCACGGTCAAGCGTCGCGCGCAGCTCGCGCTCGCGCGGCTGGCGCGAACGCTCGGAGGTGCAGCGCGATGA
- a CDS encoding SigB/SigF/SigG family RNA polymerase sigma factor, whose translation MAVSQRTFGVRPATPPPSGVIDVARRREMFARFAETREQSLRDDLVFAHLAMVRQLASRFASRAESLEDLIQVGIIGLIKAIDRFDPSRGVEFSSFAVPTIVGEIKRHFRDKSWAMRVPRRLKDLNVAVGRAVEELTIEMGRAVTPADLAARLGVSVEDIVEAQETSRAYALASLDAEMDSRDGRSSTTLGDSVGANDAGLDLLLERTFLRDACATLSQRERVIVYLRFFQGVSQSEIARRLSCTQMHVSRLQRRALEKIRTATPTDA comes from the coding sequence GTGGCTGTTTCTCAACGGACATTCGGAGTACGACCCGCGACGCCGCCGCCGAGCGGCGTCATCGACGTCGCGCGGCGTCGCGAGATGTTCGCCCGCTTCGCGGAGACCCGCGAGCAATCGCTCCGCGACGACCTCGTCTTCGCGCACCTCGCGATGGTCCGCCAGCTCGCTTCGCGTTTCGCGAGCCGCGCTGAGAGCCTCGAGGATCTCATCCAAGTCGGCATAATCGGTTTGATCAAGGCGATCGACCGCTTCGACCCGAGCCGCGGCGTCGAGTTCAGTTCGTTCGCCGTCCCCACGATCGTCGGCGAGATCAAGCGTCATTTCCGCGACAAGAGCTGGGCGATGCGAGTGCCGCGACGCCTCAAAGATCTCAACGTCGCAGTCGGTCGCGCGGTGGAAGAGCTGACGATCGAGATGGGAAGAGCGGTGACTCCGGCCGATCTCGCGGCGCGGCTCGGCGTATCCGTCGAGGACATCGTCGAAGCACAGGAGACGAGCCGGGCATACGCGCTCGCGTCGCTCGACGCCGAGATGGACAGCCGCGACGGGCGGTCGTCGACGACGCTCGGCGACTCGGTCGGCGCGAACGACGCCGGCCTCGACCTGCTGCTGGAGCGAACGTTCCTACGCGACGCGTGCGCGACGCTGTCGCAGCGCGAGCGGGTCATCGTCTATCTGCGCTTCTTCCAGGGCGTCTCGCAGTCGGAGATCGCGCGCCGCCTTTCGTGCACGCAGATGCACGTGTCGCGGCTGCAGCGCCGCGCGCTCGAGAAGATCCGCACGGCTACGCCGACCGACGCGTAG
- a CDS encoding GlsB/YeaQ/YmgE family stress response membrane protein, with the protein MDILAWIIVGIVAGFLAKAVVPGEGPGGVLGDLIVGVVGAIIGGWLFNMFGHIGATGLNLWSILVAFIGGVVLLWIVRALSGGRAVA; encoded by the coding sequence GTGGACATACTCGCGTGGATCATCGTCGGCATCGTGGCCGGTTTTCTCGCCAAAGCTGTCGTGCCGGGCGAAGGCCCTGGCGGCGTCCTCGGCGATCTCATCGTCGGCGTCGTCGGCGCGATCATCGGCGGCTGGCTCTTCAACATGTTCGGGCACATCGGCGCGACGGGTCTGAACTTGTGGAGCATTCTCGTCGCGTTCATCGGCGGCGTCGTGCTGCTGTGGATCGTCCGCGCGCTCAGCGGTGGACGGGCAGTCGCATAA
- a CDS encoding STAS domain-containing protein — translation MDTCVTMVPSKDDSGISEVRLVGEIDVFASPEVKSALVSTIKDGQNLLVVDFAKVSYIDSTGLGALVAALKAARDNGGSIAIVCKDPQIRRIFDVTGLVKVFGMYDDVASAKASLREKFLAGSA, via the coding sequence GTGGATACCTGCGTCACGATGGTACCCTCAAAAGACGACAGCGGCATCAGCGAAGTCAGACTCGTCGGCGAGATCGACGTGTTCGCGTCGCCGGAAGTGAAGAGCGCGCTCGTCTCGACGATCAAGGACGGACAGAACCTTCTCGTGGTCGATTTCGCGAAGGTATCATATATCGATTCGACGGGCCTTGGTGCACTCGTCGCCGCGCTTAAAGCGGCTCGCGACAACGGCGGCTCGATCGCCATCGTGTGCAAGGACCCGCAGATCCGCAGGATCTTCGACGTGACCGGTCTCGTCAAGGTGTTCGGCATGTACGATGACGTTGCATCGGCGAAAGCGAGCTTGCGCGAGAAGTTTCTCGCCGGCAGCGCATGA
- a CDS encoding SpoIIE family protein phosphatase, whose amino-acid sequence MNWTFATIRDLPPRRRWAVLTAVALAGIAMLAIDRYIPAVQLRPTIFLLVVAATAFGGLWFGIGYGVLAATSFTIAEALSDGKPLDTALFINATLAAASTSFIPVIVWYVTQRARQIAALEAKLRQAEFDRAQLVQTEAVQTALMRTEANYRAVGESIPFGIWQTDAAGRLQYVSQSFRQVTGLTLEQIAENGWLARVPPEDAKHFLERWAERETAGDVWEGEYRLHGVDGKFYTILSRGVRIEDDKGVTTGWAGMSLDITDRKRATDAVALLEEVGRQLTLSLDPNTILERVANVCAARFADWVAIDIVQDDGSLRSAAVRHTDPMKLASVVELRAYPRDPEQSTGPQAVVKTGKSELYGDVTDEMLVRGARDERHLELLRALGMRSAMIVPLIARERVIGTLTLVDAESGRRFTEKELSVAEVLAVRTALAYQNALHYARESRVADTLQRASLPSELPQLPGLRINATYLPGATESEIGGDWYDAFLLPDGKVGFTIGDVAGKGLRAAVSMGVVRQALRYAALDGLSPSAALRRVNRHLCLEGTGMVTAVTAVLDLANDRLVYAGAGHPAALVCSRSSDVERISTAGMPLGLFSQAAYTEVERQLETGDLLVLYTDGLIENERDLARGERDLDEAISAESRSTSPNPALSILHRMISGTPKDDVAILTIGLARWPVDRLDIEAPAVPASARMLRQSLRRLAAGVGLDEQRSFGMLVAAGEAISNVIEHAYGLREGLIRLTGKRVDDQLVVEISDDGSWRAPRSEGRGRGLALMRSIVDQTDITADGSGTTVTLIMSLAPTPAPASEKVV is encoded by the coding sequence GTGAATTGGACTTTTGCGACGATCCGTGACCTGCCGCCGCGGCGACGTTGGGCTGTTTTGACGGCCGTCGCGCTCGCCGGCATCGCCATGCTCGCGATCGATCGCTATATCCCGGCCGTCCAACTCCGGCCGACCATCTTCTTACTCGTCGTCGCAGCTACAGCTTTCGGCGGTCTCTGGTTCGGGATCGGCTACGGAGTCTTGGCGGCCACCTCGTTTACTATCGCCGAAGCGCTGAGCGACGGAAAGCCGCTCGACACCGCTCTTTTCATCAACGCGACCCTCGCGGCTGCATCGACGTCGTTCATCCCCGTCATCGTCTGGTATGTCACACAGCGGGCCCGTCAGATCGCCGCCCTCGAAGCCAAACTCCGCCAGGCCGAATTCGATCGCGCTCAACTCGTACAGACCGAAGCCGTGCAGACCGCGCTCATGCGCACGGAGGCCAACTACCGCGCCGTCGGAGAGTCCATACCGTTCGGGATCTGGCAGACCGATGCGGCGGGGAGACTGCAGTATGTCAGCCAGAGCTTCCGTCAGGTCACGGGGCTGACGCTCGAGCAGATCGCCGAAAACGGTTGGCTGGCGCGCGTGCCGCCCGAAGACGCGAAACACTTCCTCGAACGTTGGGCCGAGCGCGAAACCGCGGGCGATGTCTGGGAGGGCGAATACCGCCTTCATGGCGTCGATGGCAAATTCTACACGATCCTATCGCGGGGCGTGCGTATCGAGGACGACAAGGGCGTCACAACCGGTTGGGCCGGCATGAGTCTCGACATCACCGACCGCAAGCGCGCGACCGACGCGGTCGCTCTTCTAGAGGAAGTCGGACGTCAGCTGACGCTCTCGCTCGACCCGAACACGATCCTCGAGCGCGTCGCGAACGTCTGCGCCGCCCGCTTCGCCGACTGGGTCGCGATCGACATCGTCCAAGACGACGGGTCGCTGCGTAGCGCGGCCGTCAGACACACGGACCCGATGAAGCTCGCGTCCGTCGTCGAGCTGCGGGCGTACCCGCGTGATCCCGAACAATCAACCGGCCCGCAAGCGGTCGTGAAGACCGGCAAATCCGAGCTCTATGGCGACGTAACGGATGAAATGCTTGTACGCGGCGCGCGCGACGAGCGCCATCTCGAGCTCTTGCGAGCCTTAGGGATGCGCTCGGCGATGATCGTGCCGCTCATCGCGCGCGAGCGCGTCATCGGCACGCTCACGCTGGTCGACGCCGAGTCGGGGCGGCGCTTCACCGAAAAGGAGCTGAGCGTCGCTGAGGTCCTCGCGGTGCGAACCGCGCTTGCCTATCAGAACGCGCTGCATTACGCTCGAGAGTCGCGAGTCGCGGATACGCTTCAGCGAGCGTCGCTGCCGAGCGAGCTGCCGCAACTGCCCGGGCTGCGGATCAACGCGACGTACCTGCCTGGAGCGACCGAATCGGAGATCGGCGGCGACTGGTACGACGCGTTCCTATTGCCGGACGGCAAGGTCGGATTCACCATCGGTGACGTCGCTGGCAAGGGCCTGCGCGCCGCGGTCTCGATGGGAGTCGTGCGCCAAGCGCTCCGTTACGCCGCGCTCGACGGCCTCTCGCCGTCGGCGGCACTCCGCCGCGTCAACCGTCACCTATGTCTCGAAGGTACGGGAATGGTCACCGCCGTGACCGCCGTCCTCGACCTCGCGAATGATCGCCTGGTCTACGCGGGTGCCGGCCACCCGGCCGCATTGGTCTGTTCTCGGTCAAGCGACGTCGAGCGCATCTCGACGGCGGGGATGCCGCTCGGACTATTCTCGCAGGCGGCATACACCGAGGTCGAGCGTCAGCTCGAGACCGGTGATCTGCTCGTCCTGTACACGGACGGCCTCATCGAGAACGAGCGCGATCTCGCGCGCGGCGAGCGCGATCTTGATGAAGCGATAAGCGCAGAATCGCGGTCCACATCGCCGAACCCGGCGCTCTCGATACTTCACCGCATGATCTCGGGTACGCCGAAAGACGACGTCGCGATCCTCACGATCGGCCTCGCGCGTTGGCCGGTCGATCGTCTCGACATCGAAGCGCCGGCGGTGCCTGCGAGCGCGCGGATGCTCCGGCAATCGCTTCGGCGCCTCGCTGCGGGTGTCGGACTTGACGAACAGCGTTCGTTCGGGATGCTCGTCGCCGCGGGCGAAGCGATTTCGAACGTCATCGAGCATGCGTACGGCTTGCGTGAGGGGCTCATCCGTTTGACCGGCAAACGCGTCGACGATCAGCTCGTCGTCGAGATCAGCGACGATGGGAGTTGGCGCGCGCCGCGTTCGGAAGGCCGAGGCAGGGGACTCGCGCTCATGCGATCGATCGTCGACCAAACCGACATCACCGCCGACGGATCCGGTACGACGGTCACGCTCATCATGTCGCTCGCGCCGACGCCGGCGCCGGCGTCGGAGAAGGTCGTATGA
- a CDS encoding STAS domain-containing protein, translating into MTDQARFTSRTQAGALILDVVGELDILNAGDLRSAMSEAASQNGGPFVLALDKLSYFDSQTLEILVEFWKRLNLARRTMVIVAGRATPARRLLDVSAISSVITTLDTVDEALAEVSSPNS; encoded by the coding sequence ATGACCGATCAAGCGCGCTTCACGTCGCGCACGCAAGCCGGCGCCCTCATCTTGGACGTCGTCGGCGAACTCGATATCCTCAACGCCGGCGACCTTCGCTCGGCGATGTCCGAGGCGGCATCGCAAAACGGCGGGCCGTTCGTGCTCGCGCTCGACAAGCTCTCCTATTTCGACAGCCAGACGCTCGAGATTCTCGTCGAATTCTGGAAGCGTCTCAACCTCGCGCGCCGTACGATGGTCATCGTCGCGGGTCGTGCGACGCCTGCACGCCGCCTCCTCGACGTCAGCGCGATCTCGAGCGTCATCACGACGCTCGACACCGTCGACGAGGCGCTCGCCGAGGTGAGCTCGCCGAATTCCTGA
- a CDS encoding DUF6496 domain-containing protein, producing MAARHKTGKHKYGPKAQEKVERSMREMKQGKLRSGRSGKKVTSRKQAIAIGLSEARAAGGKVPKQNKASRKRS from the coding sequence ATGGCAGCAAGACACAAGACCGGCAAACACAAGTACGGGCCGAAGGCGCAGGAAAAAGTCGAGCGCAGCATGCGCGAGATGAAACAGGGGAAACTGCGCTCGGGCAGGTCCGGCAAGAAGGTGACGAGCCGCAAGCAGGCGATCGCGATCGGCCTGTCCGAGGCGCGCGCAGCCGGCGGTAAAGTCCCAAAGCAGAACAAGGCATCGCGAAAACGGAGCTAG
- a CDS encoding YihY/virulence factor BrkB family protein — MIRRAHAFLALLADAAGQAGKDNIVRMAAALAYYALFALAPIGFIALAVAGYAVGSAEAQAHLASELDLLMGPTLAAAIEGVLGSYKAAGHSAATGVGLALLAVGGSGIFLELRESLNAILGRRSPQRAGFIRIVTLRALAFAMTLLGSAVLLFGMAASVAFQGFLKDAAGLFPQTSAIIALGGTAVLLVISIVAFGLLYRQLPRPKPIWRDAWAGAAVAAVLFCLGEFVLSAYLGRAAPVSPIGAAGSIFAVLIWVFYSAQIVYYGAEFAHACAARRSRATTPST; from the coding sequence ATGATCCGCCGCGCGCACGCGTTCCTCGCGTTGCTCGCGGATGCCGCGGGCCAAGCCGGCAAGGACAACATCGTCCGCATGGCCGCCGCGCTGGCGTACTACGCGCTCTTCGCACTCGCGCCGATCGGATTCATCGCACTCGCGGTCGCGGGCTACGCCGTCGGTTCCGCGGAAGCGCAAGCGCATCTCGCATCCGAGCTCGATCTGCTCATGGGACCGACGCTCGCCGCAGCGATCGAGGGCGTGCTCGGATCGTACAAGGCCGCCGGCCATTCAGCGGCCACCGGCGTCGGCCTGGCACTCCTCGCCGTCGGGGGCTCGGGCATATTCCTCGAGCTGCGCGAATCCCTCAACGCGATACTGGGAAGGCGGTCTCCGCAACGCGCGGGCTTCATCCGAATCGTCACCCTTCGCGCTCTCGCGTTCGCGATGACGCTGCTTGGTTCGGCAGTATTGCTCTTCGGAATGGCGGCGAGCGTTGCGTTTCAGGGATTTCTCAAAGACGCAGCCGGGCTGTTCCCGCAGACGAGCGCGATCATCGCGCTCGGCGGCACCGCGGTTCTCCTCGTCATATCGATCGTGGCGTTCGGACTGCTTTACCGCCAGCTGCCGCGGCCGAAGCCCATTTGGCGCGACGCATGGGCCGGCGCGGCAGTCGCGGCGGTGCTTTTCTGTCTCGGTGAGTTCGTCCTGAGCGCGTATCTCGGCCGCGCCGCGCCGGTCTCGCCGATCGGGGCGGCCGGCTCGATCTTCGCCGTGCTCATCTGGGTCTTCTACTCCGCGCAGATCGTCTACTACGGCGCGGAGTTCGCGCATGCGTGCGCGGCGCGAAGGTCGCGCGCTACGACCCCGTCGACGTGA
- a CDS encoding divalent metal cation transporter produces the protein MSAQGDDRKREPQDVVPSADLGIREAALARTKSGWLKYLAILGPGIITGASDDDPSGIATYSIAGAGYGFSTLWTTIVTLPLMSTVQFLCAKIGLVTGKGLAGVLRERHPRWVVLALVGALGIANTINAGADIGAIAAAVNLFVPVKAVALVLPIGFIIVSLQIWGSYKVAASVFKWLALSLLAYIGASLLAHPSLRDVIAGTFVPTIHFDSGYLATLVAIFGTTISPYMFFWQATQEVEEDVAAGRRHLWQRRGTTSAEIRYAAVDVNSGMLFSNVVMFAIILATGATLFAHGVHHIDTAAQAAQALEPIAGRFSGELLALGLIGTGFLAVPILTASTAYAISEAVGWKHGLDETPGRAPRFYAILAASAIVGMQVNLMGISPIMMLFWTAVINGFLAPVLLVFIMLISNDKKVMGERRIGPLANGLGWAATLLMAAAAIALVATSVTSTGS, from the coding sequence TTGAGCGCGCAGGGCGACGATCGCAAGCGCGAGCCGCAGGATGTTGTGCCGTCCGCGGATCTCGGCATCCGCGAGGCGGCGCTCGCCCGGACGAAGAGCGGCTGGCTCAAGTATCTCGCGATCCTCGGCCCCGGCATCATAACCGGCGCCTCGGACGACGATCCATCGGGGATCGCGACCTATTCGATCGCCGGCGCGGGGTACGGCTTCTCGACGCTATGGACCACGATCGTGACGCTGCCGCTCATGTCGACCGTCCAGTTCCTCTGCGCGAAGATCGGCCTCGTCACCGGCAAAGGACTGGCGGGGGTCCTGCGCGAGCGCCATCCCCGCTGGGTCGTGCTCGCGCTCGTCGGCGCGCTCGGGATCGCGAACACGATCAATGCGGGTGCGGATATCGGCGCGATAGCGGCTGCCGTCAACCTGTTCGTGCCGGTGAAAGCGGTCGCGCTCGTGCTCCCGATCGGCTTCATCATCGTCTCGCTTCAGATCTGGGGCTCGTACAAAGTCGCCGCCTCGGTGTTCAAATGGCTTGCGCTCAGCCTGCTCGCGTATATCGGAGCATCGCTGCTCGCTCACCCTTCGCTTCGCGACGTGATCGCGGGTACGTTCGTCCCGACGATCCACTTCGATTCGGGATACCTCGCGACGCTCGTCGCGATCTTCGGCACGACGATCTCGCCGTACATGTTCTTTTGGCAGGCGACGCAAGAGGTCGAAGAAGACGTCGCAGCCGGTCGCCGCCATCTGTGGCAGCGACGGGGGACGACGAGCGCGGAGATCCGCTACGCGGCAGTCGACGTCAACTCGGGCATGCTCTTCTCGAACGTCGTCATGTTCGCCATCATCCTCGCGACGGGCGCGACGCTGTTCGCGCACGGCGTCCATCACATCGACACGGCGGCGCAGGCGGCGCAAGCGCTCGAACCGATCGCCGGCCGCTTTTCAGGCGAGCTGCTCGCGCTCGGACTCATCGGCACAGGATTCCTCGCGGTGCCGATACTCACGGCATCGACGGCGTACGCCATATCGGAGGCTGTCGGATGGAAGCATGGGCTCGACGAGACCCCCGGACGGGCGCCGCGTTTTTACGCCATCCTCGCGGCGTCGGCCATCGTGGGGATGCAGGTGAACCTGATGGGCATCAGCCCGATCATGATGTTGTTCTGGACGGCCGTGATCAACGGATTTCTCGCGCCGGTGCTGCTCGTCTTCATCATGCTCATCTCGAACGACAAGAAAGTCATGGGCGAGCGGCGCATCGGACCCCTCGCTAATGGGCTTGGCTGGGCGGCGACGCTCTTGATGGCGGCGGCAGCGATCGCGCTCGTCGCGACGTCGGTCACGTCGACGGGGTCGTAG